DNA sequence from the Plectropomus leopardus isolate mb unplaced genomic scaffold, YSFRI_Pleo_2.0 unplaced_scaffold4092, whole genome shotgun sequence genome:
CATCACAGTGTTTCTTTAGTCTGGATCTTATAAAAAGACAAGCACAGAAAGTAGACAGACAAGACTATGAGGCGCTTATGTAAAGTTGTGCACCCTGAAAGTACCAGTaacatttttccacattaagCTCTAAAACATAACTAAAAAGAGGGTGTGgatttttcagtaatttctaAATCACATTAAGTGCAATATTTGAGAACTTGAATAGAATTTGTAACATTAATGCATTTTGAATTTGCCTTTATGTCCACAGGTTTTtaacaaacaattaaatattCTTATAACTGGGAGGTGTGGAGTGTCAGTGTTCCAGGGAAACAGTAAACATGTTGTTTGGACACTCTGAGCCTTAGTAATGCCAAAAAGTGTAAAACCAATCTAAAATGTACATCTGCAAGGAGGTGTTTGATGTTAAAGCCCGTTTTCGGCCAACAGAGCACTCTCAGTTACCGAAAATCAAACCTGTACACAGAAACAAGTGGGCTCTGGGCTTCACAAAGCCAGCCCCCCCCCTTCAGAGGGCATTTCAACGTATAACTACTTAAAGACTCAGAATTTGAGACTGAGAAAGAGAGGGCATCCTTCAGTAAAAGTAATTTGGGAGAAAGTAATGTCATACTAATCtcacaagaaaaaatgtgtatttatatcCTTAGAGACTGTACACCAAATTCAGTAGCCACTGAgtgaaaatccccaaaaagtCTCTTCATATTATTGTTTATCATTTAATGCAAATTGGGAAAGAAACCATCAGCTTGGCCTTATTTGTTTAAAGCCCATAGCAATTTCAGCCCCAGTGAAAGACAatgcacattaatattattattattattattattagtagtagtagtagtaataaccAGCAGACATCCAATAAGGTTCTGGCCCTTTGGGTCTTGAACCCTACTTATACTACTTAAATTAAGAGCTATGAGGGGTTTCACATCCAAAGACGtggcaggatcaaggacaaaagtaatttcatttttttaactttgttttaaaaaatgatgaataaattaCCTTCTACCCTCCTTGTTATAGGAAACTGAGATGTTGAGGTGGCAGTGGGATTGTATGAGTGGAGCTGCCTAGAGCTGAGTCATCTCAAGGAATGTgtatataatattgatattattaaaGAATTTatgaattcagtgtttttggtcataCAGCAATCTTTTGAAGGCTGCGATTTTGCTTAAGAAAAGGTCCAAGTTCCCTATAGGGGGACATGGTCTGACTTTCATTGCTGAATTAACAATACATAtgagcttatttatttatggatttGTGGGCTGTTTTTACTGAAGTCAATTGGACTGATTCCATTTGATTGAGTTTCGATTTTGagaatttaaagtttaaagtttagcTTGTGTAAAATTCACTGGAACTAACAATCAGCAgcagtagaaaaaaatgactcactGGCCACCAAACAGCTGCATGCCCAGCAGAGCAAAGACCacgatgaagaggaagaggaggaacaaCAGGCTGATGATAGACTTCATGGAATTGAGGAGAGATACAACCAGGTTTCTCAGAGAGTTCCAGTAcctatgcacacaaacatataaatgTACCAATACATGAATATAAAGATACAACCAGTATTcccaacacacagacagacaattGTGATGACTCACTTGGTGACTTTGAAGATTCTGAGCAGCCTCAGAGCCCGCAGGACACTGATCCCAAATGAGGCCCCAGGTTTGATGGCAGCCCAAATCACCTCAAAAATACTGCCGATGATTACCTGTGAACACAGTTTTCATTTCCTAAAACATCTAAAAAGTGCTATTCTGCCACATGTTCTGTTCCCAAGTTATCACattttgccactttgcagtggacttcgaTGTCTACATATTGCACTGAACAGGACGactcaccccaaaatcaaaacaattgaATGAGGAATGGAAGTAGTTCTGGGGACCAAGGccatacattttcatggacatCTCTGCCAGAAAGAGGCCCAGGAACACAAACTCGGCTAGGTCTGTGCAGAGACAGTAAGAAGACACACAGATGCATTCCCCATGTGAAAAAGGGCAAATTCAATAGAGCAGCTACTGCTGCCTGTTCAGCTGTGCCCACAGCAAATACGACACAAAAAGACTCCATTGTTCAGTAATGTACCCTCCCATGATAAAGTGTGTGAGATGTCTGTTTGCtcacatgtgtttgtgaaatgtaCAATGGCATTTGTGTGATGTCTGTTTGCACATCTGTCTCTTCTCCCTGGCCCTATCACTAACAGCAGAgcaccactttttttctctttgtttttttaacctaccTGAGCAGAGTTAAGATTAACCAGAATTTGAGTAGCACTCACGTTCAAGATTTTCCAAATGACCCACAGTATCTGAGACACCAACTTTAAAGCAAGACTATCACTGCTTTTCAACCAAAATCAGCATgtatatgcagttttttttaacagataaaCCTGTTAAAACTAGGCGATAAACTGCTTTTCTATTGCttgtagagcagagctgtgtacacagctttgGAGCAGAAAGCTTTGTTGTGTTACATTTAGTGTCATAGCCAGGCCACCAAATAGGGTAGTAGGTAAAAAGTAGAAACTAGTGTGAGAAAGCCTATGAAAACTTAACAGTAGTTAATTCTCTTGCTGTATcacttacttattcagtctctcttttgaACTTGGTGCGGACTAATTGGGATTGATATTTGATCACTTCCCGTGTGgagatgaataataataataataacaataataataacaataataataataataatacattttatttatagagcgcttTTCACAATGTTCAAAGGGGCTAACAGCAGCCACTGTGGTCACAAGAGACAATTTCGAGATAatgatgaattttaaaattaagttgaaAAGTGGCACCAGAATGTGTCAGCAAACTCAGTAACACCAGTTACACTCTTAATTAGCTAACATAAGCCAGAAGCTGTTGGTCATACAGGTTTAAGTGTAACGGCAAACCCCTATATAATTGGATTGAGAAAGAGTGtgtattattcattaaaatccaacttttttttactattcttTATGAAGTAATATTCTGTCAGTGGTTAAAGCCTCTTGGGTGAAACTGAATACTTTGGGAATATTCTAAGGTACAAATACAGCCAATTATAATAACCGTGATAAGATCATTTCAATTAGTTCTGTC
Encoded proteins:
- the LOC121939088 gene encoding voltage-dependent N-type calcium channel subunit alpha-1B-like, encoding LAEFVFLGLFLAEMSMKMYGLGPQNYFHSSFNCFDFGVIIGSIFEVIWAAIKPGASFGISVLRALRLLRIFKVTKYWNSLRNLVVSLLNSMKSIISLLFLLFLFIVVFALLGMQLFGGQFNFEDETPTTNFDTFPAAILTVFQILTGEDWNAVMYHGIESQGGVHGGMFSSIYFIVLTLFGNYTLLNVFLAIAVDNLANAQELTK